Part of the Anaerolineae bacterium genome is shown below.
CCTGTTCCAGGGCTTGGCGTGTGGGGTTGTTCTCGCGCGCGTAGGCGAAACCACGCGGATAGCTGCCGTCATGGGCGCGCTCGAAAGTGGTGGAAAAATGCAGCGGTGGCACAACGGCGCCCGTCACGGGGTCGATCGCGCGTCCTGCGTGCACCGCGAGGGTTTCGATGTGGTGTTGAGCCATGGTGAGAATCCTAGCGCGATGCTGCGCTCCAGCATCACGCTCATGTGTGTGCCCCAGTGTTGCGACGTGGTTGCGATGTGCCCAC
Proteins encoded:
- a CDS encoding PLP-dependent transferase, whose product is MAQHHIETLAVHAGRAIDPVTGAVVPPLHFSTTFERAHDGSYPRGFAYARENNPTRQALEQ